Proteins found in one Bremerella volcania genomic segment:
- a CDS encoding AraC family transcriptional regulator yields the protein MNARFGAELALAGLFDYLPDVYLYVKDRESRFIAANQSLWKMRGYESESEMLGKTDLDLHPRYLAERYMAEDRQVMESGTPLPNQIWLVPSQPGELKWFISSKMPLKSATGEIIGIAGVMRDLEKAKSAATSFDAFEKVVNFVLRNYEQPLRVNDLAAMVHLSVSQFDRRFKALYHMTPQQYILRVRLHAACHEILASGGTVAQIATRCGFYDQSYFSKQFRKHLGISPTDYRLRYQDSPGQLSDSLGLAPLLPS from the coding sequence ATGAACGCGCGTTTCGGTGCTGAACTCGCCCTTGCCGGGCTGTTTGACTATCTTCCGGACGTTTATCTTTACGTTAAGGACCGAGAAAGCCGGTTCATCGCCGCGAACCAGTCGCTGTGGAAAATGCGTGGCTACGAATCGGAGTCCGAGATGCTCGGCAAAACCGATCTCGACCTTCATCCGCGTTACCTGGCCGAGCGGTACATGGCCGAAGACCGCCAGGTGATGGAGTCAGGCACGCCGTTACCCAATCAAATCTGGCTCGTTCCGAGCCAACCAGGGGAACTGAAGTGGTTTATTTCCAGCAAGATGCCGCTGAAATCAGCAACCGGCGAAATTATCGGGATTGCCGGGGTGATGCGCGATCTGGAGAAAGCCAAGTCTGCGGCCACTTCGTTCGATGCGTTTGAAAAAGTGGTGAACTTCGTGCTGCGAAACTACGAACAGCCGCTGCGTGTGAACGACCTGGCGGCGATGGTCCATCTGTCGGTCAGCCAGTTCGATCGTCGCTTCAAAGCCCTGTATCACATGACGCCCCAGCAGTACATTTTGCGCGTACGACTTCACGCAGCCTGCCACGAGATCTTGGCCTCTGGAGGGACAGTCGCCCAAATTGCAACCCGCTGTGGGTTCTACGATCAGAGCTACTTCTCCAAGCAATTTCGCAAGCACCTGGGCATCTCGCCGACCGACTATCGGTTAAGGTATCAAGATTCGCCGGGGCAGCTTTCCGATTCGTTGGGGCTGGCCCCGCTGCTTCCTTCCTGA
- a CDS encoding DUF1549 domain-containing protein gives MNMRLSFFQAAVALTASLAGLNSPALAEDSSLAILPQKIELRSPSDRQLIIVQRQSSQQHLGQVTESLTLESNDSAVATIEDGIVKPVGNGTATITAKVGDQHAAVEVVVSGQEKSTPYSFRGDVLPILSKRNCNAGGCHGALAGKGGFRLSLNGYDPESDYFNIVKQDKGRRIEFAAPEYSLLLNKPSTAVPHKGGLKLPRDSEDFQVLADWIAHGAVPPESGDAVTERLEVFPEASLQEIGATQQFSVRAHYSDGTSRDVTRWVRWSSTNDTVSQVNDEGLATIMGPGEGAIVAWYDSKLAIARTTVPYALDADKSAIAGADDRKPRNFIDEHIDAQLKRLNLVASPDCTDAEFLRRAYVDTVGRIPTLEETRNYLADTSEDKRDKLIEKLLESPEFVDYWSYKWSDILMLNGTLLRPTALKTYYQWIHGHVEKNTPWDHMVREIITSTGESTENGATNFFALNQTPEEMTENASQAFMSLSIGCAKCHNHPLEKWTNDQYYAMANIFSRVKAKGWGGEGRNGDGSRTLYVATSGELVQPRTGKPQPPTPLDGEPMAFDSPEDRRIKFAQWLTSPNNPYFARAITNRVWANFYGVGLVEEVDDLRISNPPSNGALFDAATQHVVDNEFDLKSLMRTILQSNAYQRSSKPIAGNEAESRFYSRYYPRRIMAEVLHDAVVQVTGVPSKFDTVAFPGNDKQKTDFYPEGTKAIQLYDSAVENYFLSTFGRNPRNIVCECERSSEPTMVQVLHISNGNTINNKLQSPQGRVEKLLQLRRNGLSDEALVDEIYLTCFSRYPTPDKRRELVQFLPPVNSAEERATIEDLFWGLLSTREFLFNH, from the coding sequence ATGAATATGCGGCTTTCTTTTTTCCAAGCGGCGGTAGCTCTTACTGCCTCGCTGGCTGGGTTGAATTCGCCAGCGCTGGCGGAAGATTCGTCGTTGGCGATCCTTCCCCAAAAGATCGAATTGCGTTCCCCCAGCGACCGGCAATTGATCATAGTCCAGCGGCAATCAAGCCAACAGCACTTGGGCCAGGTAACCGAGTCACTTACGCTCGAGTCGAATGACTCGGCCGTAGCGACGATCGAAGATGGCATCGTGAAACCAGTCGGCAACGGTACGGCCACGATCACCGCGAAAGTGGGCGACCAGCACGCGGCTGTGGAAGTGGTGGTATCGGGTCAAGAGAAGTCGACGCCGTACAGCTTCCGCGGCGATGTGCTTCCCATTCTGTCGAAACGAAACTGCAACGCAGGCGGGTGTCACGGAGCCCTGGCTGGCAAAGGGGGCTTTCGTCTTTCGCTCAACGGTTACGACCCCGAGTCGGACTACTTCAACATCGTGAAGCAGGACAAAGGCCGCCGTATCGAGTTCGCCGCTCCTGAGTACAGCCTGCTGCTGAACAAACCATCGACCGCCGTTCCGCATAAAGGTGGCTTGAAGCTTCCGCGTGATAGCGAAGACTTTCAGGTTCTGGCCGATTGGATTGCTCACGGGGCCGTTCCGCCTGAGTCAGGGGACGCGGTGACCGAGCGACTGGAAGTCTTTCCGGAAGCGTCGCTGCAGGAAATTGGCGCGACGCAGCAGTTCTCGGTTCGTGCACACTACAGCGATGGTACCTCGCGCGACGTGACGCGGTGGGTTCGCTGGTCGAGCACCAACGACACCGTCTCGCAGGTCAACGACGAGGGGCTGGCCACTATCATGGGGCCTGGCGAAGGGGCCATCGTCGCGTGGTACGACAGTAAGCTAGCCATCGCCCGGACTACCGTTCCTTACGCTTTGGATGCTGACAAGTCCGCCATTGCCGGTGCCGACGACCGCAAGCCTCGTAATTTCATCGACGAACATATCGACGCGCAGCTAAAGCGGCTGAACCTGGTCGCTTCTCCTGACTGCACCGATGCCGAGTTCCTCCGCCGCGCGTATGTCGATACGGTCGGACGCATTCCAACCTTGGAAGAAACCCGCAATTACCTGGCCGATACCAGCGAAGACAAGCGGGACAAGCTCATCGAGAAGCTGCTGGAGAGCCCCGAGTTCGTCGATTATTGGTCTTACAAATGGTCCGACATTCTGATGCTCAACGGGACCTTGCTGCGCCCGACGGCCCTGAAGACGTATTACCAGTGGATCCATGGCCACGTCGAGAAGAATACCCCGTGGGATCATATGGTGCGCGAGATCATCACCTCGACCGGTGAAAGTACCGAGAACGGCGCGACGAACTTTTTCGCTTTGAATCAAACGCCGGAAGAGATGACCGAGAACGCCTCCCAGGCCTTCATGAGTCTGTCGATCGGTTGTGCCAAGTGCCATAACCATCCACTGGAAAAATGGACCAACGACCAGTACTACGCGATGGCCAATATTTTCTCGCGTGTGAAGGCCAAAGGCTGGGGGGGCGAAGGTCGCAACGGCGATGGGTCGCGGACTTTGTACGTGGCTACCTCGGGCGAACTGGTGCAGCCGCGAACTGGAAAGCCGCAGCCGCCGACGCCGTTGGATGGCGAGCCAATGGCCTTCGATAGCCCGGAAGACCGCCGGATCAAGTTCGCCCAGTGGCTCACTTCCCCAAACAATCCTTACTTCGCCAGGGCGATCACTAATCGCGTGTGGGCTAACTTCTACGGGGTAGGCCTGGTCGAAGAAGTCGACGATCTGCGGATCTCGAATCCGCCCAGTAACGGCGCGCTGTTCGACGCGGCCACGCAGCATGTCGTCGACAATGAATTCGACCTGAAGTCGCTCATGCGAACGATTCTGCAGTCCAACGCCTACCAGCGCTCAAGCAAGCCCATCGCAGGCAACGAAGCAGAATCTCGCTTCTACAGCCGCTATTACCCGCGTCGCATCATGGCAGAGGTGTTGCACGACGCCGTGGTTCAAGTCACCGGGGTGCCGTCGAAGTTCGATACGGTGGCCTTCCCCGGGAATGACAAGCAGAAGACAGACTTCTATCCGGAAGGAACCAAGGCGATTCAGCTTTACGACTCGGCCGTCGAGAACTACTTTCTCAGCACGTTTGGCCGAAACCCGCGGAATATCGTCTGCGAATGCGAGCGATCTTCTGAGCCTACCATGGTTCAGGTGCTGCACATTTCCAACGGCAACACGATCAACAATAAGCTGCAGTCCCCACAGGGTCGCGTCGAGAAGCTGCTTCAGCTTCGTCGCAACGGCCTTTCGGATGAAGCTTTGGTGGACGAGATCTACCTGACCTGCTTCTCGCGTTACCCCACGCCGGACAAACGCCGCGAGTTGGTCCAGTTCCTACCGCCAGTGAATTCGGCCGAGGAACGCGCCACAATCGAAGACCTGTTCTGGGGCTTACTGAGTACCCGCGAGTTCCTCTTCAATCATTAA
- a CDS encoding APC family permease produces the protein MNQPQGELKRELGIPGAVITGLGSILGTGVFVSIGIAAGVAGESVALAIVAAALVAICNGLSSAQLAANHPVSGGTYEYGYRWLNPTLGFTAGWMFLWAKSASAATAALGFAGYLLPLSGRDVRFLIVPVALLGLVVLTVVVLWGIRRTAQVNALIVGTTVLVLVAFIVMGNVSPSIRPIALSNLWPAGDGYASFAQAIGLMFVAYTGYGRIATLGEEVKSPRRTIPIAVIVTLAVSMLLYFLVAVTALRNVDAETFAQYANQDAAPLEMVAQGFEVPGAAALMTLGAVTAMLGVLLNLLLGLSRVLLAMGRRGDMPHGLALVSQSSGVPWTATIAIAVLIGAIICVGSVKLAWSFSAFTVLIYYAITNACALRLKAEERLYPRIIPVLGLVSCLTLSFWVDRQVWLFGVGLLVMGIVWHLVARRLTRGASTT, from the coding sequence ATGAATCAGCCTCAGGGTGAACTGAAACGCGAGCTAGGAATCCCCGGTGCCGTGATCACGGGACTCGGATCGATCCTGGGAACCGGCGTCTTCGTCAGCATCGGTATCGCGGCAGGCGTTGCTGGCGAGTCGGTTGCCCTGGCGATTGTCGCGGCGGCGCTGGTCGCGATCTGCAACGGCTTGAGCAGCGCTCAACTGGCCGCCAACCATCCGGTCAGTGGGGGGACGTACGAGTATGGCTATCGCTGGCTGAACCCCACGCTCGGATTCACCGCGGGCTGGATGTTCCTGTGGGCGAAGTCAGCCTCGGCGGCGACGGCGGCGCTTGGATTTGCGGGCTACTTGCTGCCGTTGTCAGGCCGTGACGTTCGCTTCCTCATCGTACCGGTGGCCTTGCTGGGGCTGGTCGTACTGACCGTCGTCGTCCTGTGGGGAATCCGCCGAACGGCTCAGGTCAATGCGCTGATCGTGGGGACCACTGTCCTGGTTCTGGTGGCTTTCATCGTCATGGGAAACGTTTCCCCTTCTATTAGACCGATCGCTCTGAGTAACCTTTGGCCTGCGGGCGACGGTTACGCGTCGTTCGCCCAGGCCATCGGTTTGATGTTCGTGGCCTACACCGGTTACGGACGCATCGCCACGCTGGGTGAAGAAGTCAAATCGCCGCGGCGGACCATCCCGATTGCGGTCATCGTGACGCTGGCCGTTTCGATGCTGCTTTACTTCCTGGTCGCCGTGACGGCGCTGCGAAACGTCGATGCCGAGACGTTTGCGCAGTATGCCAATCAGGACGCGGCTCCGCTTGAGATGGTCGCCCAAGGGTTTGAAGTACCTGGCGCGGCCGCGCTGATGACGCTCGGCGCGGTGACCGCCATGCTGGGCGTGCTGTTGAACCTGCTGCTAGGGCTGTCGCGCGTTCTGCTGGCCATGGGCCGTCGCGGAGATATGCCGCACGGGCTGGCCCTCGTTTCCCAATCGAGCGGTGTCCCCTGGACGGCGACGATTGCCATCGCCGTTTTGATCGGAGCGATTATCTGCGTCGGGAGCGTGAAGCTTGCCTGGTCGTTCAGTGCGTTTACCGTTTTGATCTACTACGCGATCACCAACGCGTGTGCGCTGCGGCTGAAAGCGGAGGAACGACTCTATCCGCGGATCATCCCGGTATTGGGCCTGGTCTCTTGCCTGACGCTGTCGTTCTGGGTCGATCGCCAGGTGTGGCTGTTCGGAGTTGGTCTGCTGGTGATGGGAATTGTCTGGCATCTGGTTGCCCGTCGGTTGACCAGGGGCGCGTCGACAACGTGA
- a CDS encoding DUF1501 domain-containing protein, giving the protein MFTFQGRGKSVTCNGQTRRDFLQVGTLGALGLSLPHLTAAKSQGAMRPDQDDRNCIMIFNLGAPSQLDLWDMKPDAPAEVRGPFKPIATTNPDLQISEILPQHAKIADKFSLVRSVHHTGAAVHDAGWQMMQTGRLFSGGVNTPHIGSVVSFERGRKTDLPAFAVLPQLMGRGGGNMPNGQAGGFLGKAHDPFSLNADPSKENFKVPDLLPPIEIDSTRLERRRRIRDLVDQAAATFEASESADLLGSNFESAFRLMTSPKAREAFDLTKEPQKVRERYGMNRFGQCCLLSRRLIENGVRFVTINTFLTVFDEITWDIHGSKPFTSIEGMKNIVAPLYDQGYSALVEDLDQRGLLDSTLVCNLAEFGRTPRVNPAGGRDHWPQCFTCGFAGGGVQGGRIVGASDPIGAVPADRPVQPADVAATIFHSLGFDIHKALPGPGGRPFPIVDSGHAPIHELF; this is encoded by the coding sequence ATGTTCACCTTTCAAGGGCGTGGCAAATCGGTCACCTGCAACGGACAAACGCGACGCGACTTCCTGCAAGTGGGAACGCTCGGGGCACTCGGGCTGAGCCTTCCTCACCTAACGGCGGCCAAGTCCCAAGGGGCCATGAGGCCCGATCAAGACGATCGTAATTGCATCATGATTTTCAATCTGGGTGCTCCCAGTCAGCTCGATTTGTGGGATATGAAGCCAGACGCCCCAGCCGAGGTGCGTGGGCCATTTAAGCCGATCGCCACGACGAATCCTGATCTTCAGATCTCAGAGATCCTGCCGCAGCACGCGAAGATCGCCGACAAGTTTTCGCTCGTCCGCTCGGTACATCACACCGGCGCTGCCGTGCATGATGCTGGCTGGCAAATGATGCAGACCGGGCGACTCTTCTCCGGTGGGGTCAACACGCCGCATATCGGTTCGGTGGTCAGCTTCGAGCGCGGCCGCAAGACCGACCTGCCTGCGTTTGCCGTGCTGCCGCAGCTCATGGGACGCGGAGGCGGGAACATGCCCAATGGTCAGGCCGGTGGGTTCCTGGGCAAAGCGCACGATCCGTTCTCGCTCAATGCCGATCCATCGAAAGAGAATTTCAAGGTTCCCGACTTGTTACCGCCGATCGAGATCGATTCGACTCGGTTGGAACGCCGGCGCCGAATTCGCGATCTGGTCGATCAGGCCGCGGCCACGTTCGAGGCCAGCGAAAGCGCGGACCTGTTGGGAAGCAACTTCGAGTCCGCATTTCGCTTGATGACCAGCCCCAAGGCACGAGAAGCTTTCGACCTGACCAAAGAGCCGCAGAAGGTTCGCGAGCGTTACGGCATGAACCGCTTCGGCCAATGCTGCCTGCTCTCGCGGCGGTTGATTGAGAACGGGGTTCGCTTCGTGACCATCAATACGTTTCTGACCGTCTTCGACGAGATCACGTGGGACATTCACGGCTCGAAACCGTTCACGTCGATCGAAGGGATGAAGAACATCGTCGCCCCGCTGTACGATCAAGGGTACTCGGCATTGGTCGAAGACCTGGATCAACGGGGGCTGCTCGATTCGACCCTCGTCTGCAATTTGGCCGAGTTCGGTCGGACCCCGCGGGTCAATCCAGCCGGTGGCCGCGATCACTGGCCGCAATGCTTTACCTGCGGCTTTGCCGGGGGGGGTGTTCAAGGAGGACGCATCGTCGGCGCCAGCGATCCGATTGGTGCGGTGCCTGCCGATCGGCCCGTCCAGCCAGCGGACGTCGCGGCGACTATTTTTCATAGTCTCGGTTTCGATATACACAAAGCGCTGCCGGGCCCTGGCGGACGCCCCTTCCCCATCGTCGATTCGGGACATGCTCCGATTCACGAACTGTTCTAA
- a CDS encoding c-type cytochrome domain-containing protein — MKYTSLLSAFLVLLSCGWQLAAAEAPNYQKDVEPLLRKYCVGCHNDAEPEADLSLQSFKSLQGESSEGPLLKPGDPSASQLVAVMLGSVEPKMPPEDEPQPSKDEINRIVQWIKAGAPHGDSPESSPWKLPVDPIPSSAAVRPVSALAVSPDGKQIAIGRYGQVQFFQLDNGGAYDQGKPALEIAGLPGKVTSLHFARDGKQIAVASGLTGLAGYAAIFTTDTGKEVQNFKGHGDILFDAEISPDGKTIATCGYDRKIVLWDIESGKQLHELTGHNGAVYDVGFSPNSKFLVSGSADDTCKVWRVSDAMRLDTLPQPLKEVYCCAFSPDGKTIVAGGADNNLRVWKFVSQNGPKINPMIQARFAHEGPVQRLAFADDGRKLFTIGNDLAVKLWDTTNYSELKLWSDRPEVAMTAAYAAPSKSLFLGQMNGEVQRITWTDEELNSQQMQRVASIEPKPIPATDMAAIPEAEGNDTPDTAQKVAFPAKIKGTIHNEAEGPDVDFYRFSALAGQTWVLETNAARSKSPLDSHISVYHADGTPVERIKLQAVRDSYFTFRGKDDSTSDDFRIFNWEEMKLNQYLYSSGEVVRLWLHPRGPDSGFKVYPGEGKRWGFFDTTPLAHALGEPCYVVEPVPVGQNIVPNGLPVFTLYYENDDESRRTMGDDSRLFFTAPADGDYLVKVRDVRGFEGDKFTYELSARARQADFRVDNAFRDIAIGAKSYREVRFRCARMDNFDGPIDVRVEGLPEGFTITSPITIEEGQIEAMGVLYAGESAKTLDEEQLKRIKIVASAKIDDKEVTHDVAGFKKIEIRDKTKLAVRIEPAEKGAAPIKKGEDGLLEFEVQAGETIMLKVVADRQGDNGNISFGKEGSGRNLPFAVNVANLGLNGLMIMSGHDEREFFITADEVAQPTSRLFHLQTGSDGGHATQPVLLHVRPN; from the coding sequence ATGAAATATACAAGCCTACTTTCTGCTTTCCTGGTGCTCCTTTCCTGCGGTTGGCAACTCGCTGCCGCGGAAGCGCCGAACTACCAGAAGGATGTCGAGCCCTTGCTGCGCAAGTATTGCGTAGGCTGCCACAACGATGCCGAGCCGGAAGCGGACCTCTCGCTACAATCGTTCAAGTCCTTACAGGGAGAGTCGTCGGAAGGCCCGCTGCTGAAACCGGGCGATCCGAGCGCCAGCCAGTTGGTCGCTGTCATGCTCGGTTCGGTGGAGCCGAAGATGCCGCCGGAAGACGAGCCGCAGCCAAGCAAAGACGAAATCAATCGCATCGTCCAGTGGATCAAGGCCGGAGCCCCTCATGGTGATTCGCCGGAAAGCTCGCCCTGGAAGCTGCCAGTCGATCCGATTCCGTCGAGCGCCGCGGTTCGCCCCGTGTCCGCACTTGCCGTCTCGCCGGATGGCAAGCAGATCGCGATCGGACGCTACGGCCAGGTTCAATTCTTTCAGCTCGATAACGGAGGTGCTTACGACCAAGGTAAGCCCGCCTTGGAAATCGCAGGGCTTCCCGGCAAGGTGACCTCGTTGCATTTTGCTCGCGACGGCAAACAAATCGCGGTCGCGTCCGGCCTCACGGGCTTGGCTGGCTACGCGGCGATCTTCACCACCGATACCGGTAAGGAAGTTCAGAACTTCAAAGGGCACGGCGACATCCTTTTCGATGCCGAGATTTCCCCGGACGGAAAAACGATCGCGACCTGCGGCTACGATCGCAAGATCGTCCTGTGGGACATCGAAAGTGGCAAACAACTGCACGAACTGACCGGGCACAACGGGGCCGTCTACGATGTCGGCTTCAGCCCCAACAGCAAGTTCCTGGTGTCCGGCAGTGCCGATGATACTTGCAAGGTGTGGCGGGTTAGTGATGCCATGCGGCTGGATACGTTGCCGCAGCCGCTGAAGGAAGTTTACTGCTGTGCGTTCTCGCCTGACGGCAAGACGATTGTCGCTGGCGGTGCCGATAACAACTTGCGCGTCTGGAAGTTCGTTTCCCAGAACGGTCCGAAAATCAATCCGATGATTCAGGCTCGTTTCGCCCACGAAGGCCCCGTCCAGCGGCTGGCGTTCGCGGATGACGGCCGCAAGCTGTTTACCATCGGCAACGATCTGGCCGTGAAGCTGTGGGACACGACGAACTACTCGGAGTTGAAGCTGTGGAGTGATCGTCCCGAGGTCGCCATGACGGCCGCCTACGCCGCCCCTTCCAAGTCCCTCTTTCTGGGGCAGATGAATGGGGAGGTTCAGCGGATTACCTGGACCGATGAGGAATTGAACTCACAGCAGATGCAACGGGTCGCATCGATTGAGCCGAAGCCGATTCCCGCGACGGACATGGCTGCGATTCCGGAAGCGGAAGGAAACGACACGCCGGACACGGCCCAGAAGGTCGCTTTTCCGGCGAAGATTAAAGGAACGATTCACAACGAGGCGGAAGGCCCCGACGTCGACTTCTATCGCTTCTCGGCCCTGGCCGGTCAGACGTGGGTTTTGGAAACCAACGCGGCCCGCTCGAAGAGTCCGCTTGATTCGCACATCTCAGTCTACCATGCCGATGGAACGCCCGTTGAACGTATCAAGCTTCAGGCTGTTCGCGATTCGTATTTCACCTTCCGCGGCAAGGATGATTCCACCTCGGACGACTTCCGCATCTTCAACTGGGAAGAGATGAAGCTCAATCAGTACCTCTATTCCAGCGGAGAGGTCGTCCGGTTATGGCTTCACCCTCGCGGCCCCGACAGTGGTTTCAAGGTCTACCCAGGTGAAGGGAAACGGTGGGGCTTTTTCGACACTACGCCGCTGGCTCACGCGTTGGGTGAACCTTGCTACGTGGTTGAGCCCGTCCCGGTTGGCCAGAACATCGTTCCCAACGGCCTGCCGGTGTTCACGCTTTACTACGAGAACGACGACGAGTCTCGCCGTACGATGGGGGACGACTCGCGGCTCTTCTTCACGGCGCCTGCTGATGGCGACTACCTGGTGAAGGTGCGTGACGTTCGCGGCTTTGAAGGGGATAAATTCACGTACGAACTCTCAGCCCGGGCGCGCCAGGCAGACTTCCGAGTGGATAACGCCTTCCGCGATATCGCCATCGGCGCCAAGAGCTATCGCGAAGTTCGCTTTCGCTGCGCGCGAATGGACAACTTCGACGGACCAATCGACGTGCGCGTCGAAGGCCTGCCTGAGGGGTTCACGATCACCTCGCCGATCACCATCGAAGAGGGACAAATCGAAGCGATGGGTGTACTCTATGCGGGCGAGTCGGCCAAGACGCTGGATGAAGAGCAGCTAAAGCGGATCAAGATCGTTGCGTCCGCTAAGATCGACGACAAGGAAGTCACACACGACGTGGCTGGCTTCAAGAAGATCGAAATTCGCGACAAAACGAAGTTGGCCGTGCGGATCGAACCTGCCGAGAAGGGAGCCGCTCCGATCAAGAAAGGCGAAGACGGGCTGCTGGAATTCGAAGTTCAAGCGGGCGAGACGATCATGCTGAAAGTAGTCGCCGACAGGCAAGGGGACAACGGGAACATCAGCTTCGGCAAGGAGGGCTCTGGCCGGAATCTCCCCTTCGCGGTAAACGTGGCCAACCTGGGTCTGAACGGGCTGATGATCATGTCGGGTCATGACGAACGCGAGTTCTTCATCACCGCGGATGAAGTCGCCCAGCCTACGTCGCGGCTGTTTCACCTGCAAACCGGCTCGGACGGAGGGCACGCCACGCAGCCGGTTTTGCTGCACGTGCGACCGAATTGA
- a CDS encoding sulfatase family protein, with protein sequence MPSLSLHRTLAALLLTLSTAILFLSFENKAMSAEPGQRPNVVFILIDDMRFDAMGFMGHPFLKTPQIDAMAANGANFTQAFVTTSLCSPSRASILTGQYMHNHGVVDNNDTDMSDTIFFPQYLQQAGYQTGFFGKWHMGGGTDAPRPGFDQWVSFRGQGHYNPPGPKWTLNVNGKSVPQKGYITDELTDYAIDWLDSLDRDKPFFLYLSHKAVHARFEPAERHKDLYSDVEIEAPASQANTDENYAGKPMWVKNQRNSWHGVDFPYHSSLNIKEYYRDYCRCMNAVDDSVGRVRDYLKQQKLNDNTVVMLMGDNGFLFGEHGLIDKRNAYEESMRVPLVVEAPGILAPGSTVDAVVANIDIGPTILELAGIETPEQMDGMSFLRIASGKMDTKDWRKHLLYEYNWEWNFPQTPTMFALRGERYKFIQYHGIWDTDELYDLENDPHEMKNLIHESGLQSTVRDMRNALNQELKQRGAMQVPFGAKRGPGANLRLESGSKAAPFPDTVLREKDGKQ encoded by the coding sequence ATGCCCTCGTTGAGCTTACACCGCACACTGGCGGCCTTGCTGCTTACCCTTTCAACGGCCATTCTCTTTCTTTCGTTTGAAAATAAGGCCATGTCGGCTGAGCCTGGTCAGCGTCCGAACGTTGTCTTCATTCTGATCGACGACATGCGTTTTGACGCGATGGGCTTCATGGGGCATCCTTTTTTAAAGACACCCCAGATCGACGCCATGGCCGCCAATGGCGCGAACTTCACCCAGGCGTTCGTCACCACGTCGCTCTGCTCCCCTAGCCGCGCTTCGATCCTCACCGGGCAGTACATGCACAACCATGGTGTCGTCGACAACAATGACACCGACATGTCGGACACAATTTTCTTCCCGCAGTATCTGCAGCAGGCCGGATACCAGACCGGCTTCTTCGGCAAATGGCACATGGGGGGAGGAACCGACGCACCTCGACCCGGTTTCGATCAATGGGTCAGCTTCCGAGGCCAAGGGCATTACAACCCGCCAGGACCCAAGTGGACCCTGAACGTCAACGGCAAGTCGGTCCCGCAAAAGGGGTATATCACCGACGAACTGACCGACTACGCGATCGATTGGTTGGATTCACTTGATCGTGACAAGCCATTCTTTCTGTATTTGTCGCACAAAGCGGTGCATGCTCGCTTCGAACCGGCTGAACGTCACAAGGACCTTTACTCCGACGTCGAGATCGAAGCCCCAGCCTCTCAGGCCAACACCGACGAAAACTACGCTGGCAAGCCGATGTGGGTGAAGAACCAACGCAACAGCTGGCACGGCGTCGACTTCCCATACCATTCGTCGCTAAACATCAAAGAGTACTATCGCGACTATTGCCGCTGCATGAATGCGGTCGACGACAGCGTGGGACGCGTTCGCGACTATTTGAAGCAGCAAAAGCTGAACGACAACACGGTCGTCATGCTTATGGGAGACAACGGTTTTCTGTTTGGCGAGCACGGCTTGATCGACAAGCGGAATGCGTACGAAGAATCGATGCGGGTTCCCCTGGTGGTCGAAGCCCCCGGGATTCTGGCACCTGGCTCGACGGTCGACGCCGTCGTCGCAAACATCGATATCGGTCCGACGATTCTCGAACTGGCGGGGATTGAAACGCCTGAGCAGATGGACGGGATGAGCTTTCTGCGGATCGCCTCGGGCAAGATGGACACGAAAGATTGGCGGAAACACTTGTTGTATGAATACAACTGGGAATGGAACTTCCCGCAAACGCCCACCATGTTCGCGCTACGTGGCGAACGTTACAAGTTCATTCAGTACCACGGTATCTGGGATACTGACGAGCTGTACGATCTGGAGAACGACCCTCACGAGATGAAGAACTTGATCCACGAGTCGGGCCTGCAAAGCACGGTGCGTGACATGCGAAACGCGTTGAACCAGGAACTCAAGCAGCGCGGGGCCATGCAGGTTCCCTTCGGAGCCAAACGAGGACCCGGGGCCAATCTGCGACTTGAGTCGGGCTCGAAAGCTGCCCCGTTCCCAGACACGGTTCTGCGCGAAAAGGACGGCAAACAGTAA